A genomic region of Ammospiza nelsoni isolate bAmmNel1 chromosome 3, bAmmNel1.pri, whole genome shotgun sequence contains the following coding sequences:
- the DYNLT1 gene encoding dynein light chain Tctex-type 1, protein MDEFQAAEEAAFLVDEVSSIIKEAIEGAIGGNAYQHSKVNQWTTSVVEQTLSQLTKLGKPFKYIVTCVIMQKNGAGLHTASSCFWDNSSDGTCTVRWENKTMYCIVSAFGLAL, encoded by the exons ATGGACGAGTTCCAGGCGGCAGAGGAG GCTGCCTTTCTTGTTGATGAAGTCAGCAGCATCATTAAAGAG GCCATAGAGGGCGCTATCGGCGGCAACGCCTACCAGCACAGCAAAGTGAACCAGTGGACAACGAGCGTGGTGGAACAAACCCTGAGCCAGCTCACAAAGCTGGGGAAGCCCTTCAAGTACATCG TAACCTGTGTGATTATGCAAAAGAATGGTGCTGGGCTACATACAGCAAGCTCTTGCTTCTGGGACAACTCCAGTGATG GAACCTGCACTGTGAGATGGGAGAATAAGACCATGTACTGTATTGTCAGTGCCTTTGGACTTGCATTATAA
- the TMEM181 gene encoding transmembrane protein 181 isoform X1, translating to MEADFTAFGSPLCGEVKRFCRRVRETYREIQEDLTPYKDDRYYRLAPMRLYTLSKRHFVLVFVVFFICFGLTVFIGIAGPNVIETSVARTDLNNSLKLKPFNLSSPPLSTYNQQLWLTCVVELDQHDVSLKKNVTMTVRVLGVVKDGSTPYVNNQVHNRTRLLTCAQKCSEIIVAHLGYLNYTQYNIFVSFEDRNKLASTIQNITFTWKTYNPTFSQVEIWFRFVFVVLTFMVTCLFAHSLRKFSMRDWGIEQKWMSILLPLLLLYNDPFFPLSFLVNSWFPGMLDDLFQSLFLCALLLFWLCVYHGIRVQGERKCLTFYLPKFFIVGLLWLASVTLGIWQTVNEVHDPTYQYRVDTGNFQGMKIFFLVVATTYILYLLFLIVRACSELRNMPYVDLRLKFLTALTFVVLVISIVILYLRFGAQVLQDNFVAELSTHYQNSAEFLSFYGLLNFYLYTLAFVYSPSKNALYESQLKDNPAFSMLNDSDDDVIYGSDYEEMPLQNGQAIRAKYKEESDSD from the exons GCTGGCCCCGATGCGATTGTATACGCTGTCCAAAAGGCATTTTGTTCTGGTCTTTGTAGTattctttatttgttttggtCTGACAGTCTTCATAGGAATAGCAG GTCCTAATGTAATTGAAACTTCTGTAGCAAGAACTGACTTAAATAACAGCCTAAAG CTGAAGCCATTTAATTTAAGTTCGCCACCACTGTCAACTTACaaccagcagctgtggctgacCTGTGTGGTTGAGTTGGATCAGCACGATG TATCCCTCAAGAAAAATGTGACTATGACAGTCAGAGTGCTGGGAGTGGTGAAGGATGGAAGCACACCATACGTTAACAACCAAGTTCACAATCGGACGAGGTTACTCACTTGTGCACAA AAATGCAGTGAAATCATTGTTGCTCACCTGGGCTACCTGAACTACACTCAGTACAACATATTTGTTAGCTTTGAAGATCGGAACAAGTTAGCATCCACCATCCAGAATATTACTTTCACA TGGAAGACCTACAATCCAACCTTTTCCCAAGTGGAGATTTGGTTCCGATTTGTCTTTGTAGTTCTTACTTTTATGGTCACG TGTCTGTTTGCACATTCCCTGCGGAAATTCTCCATGAGAGACTGGGGTATTGAACAGAAATGGATGTCCATCCTACTGCCTCTCTTGCTGCTTTACAATG atccatttttccccctttcttttctGGTGAACAGCTGGTTTCCTGGAATGCTGGATGATCTATTCCAGTCACTGTTTCTGTGTGCATTGTTGTTGTTCTGGCTTTGTGTTTACCATGGTATAAGAGTACAG GGGGAAAGGAAGTGCTTAACTTTCTATCTGCCCAAATTCTTTATTGTTGGACTGTTGTGGCTGGCCTCTGTTACACTGGGAATATGGCAAAC CGTGAATGAAGTACATGACCCTACATATCAATACAGGGTTGACACAGGTAATTTCCAG GGAATGAAAATCTTCTTCCTTGTGGTGGCAACCACATACATTCTCTACCTTTTGTTCCTGATAGTGAGGGCATGCTCAGAACTCCGAAACATGCCTTATGTTG ATCTCAGGTTAAAATTCTTGACTGCATTAACCTTTGTAGTGCTTGTTATTAG catTGTTATACTCTACCTACGCTTTGGAGCACAAGTTCTACAGGACAACTTTGTTGCTGAGCTGTCAACTCATTATCAGAACT CAGCAGAATTCTTATCATTTTATGGGTTATTGAACTTTTATCTCTACACATTAGCCTTTGTGTATTCCCCCTCGAAGAATGCACTATATG aATCACAGTTGAAAGACAATCCTGCTTTTTCTATGCTGAATGATTCAGATGACGATGTGATTTATGG GAGTGACTATGAAGAGATGCCTCTTCAGAATGGCCAAGCTATTAGAGCCAAGTATAAAGAAGAGTCTGACAGTGATTGA
- the TMEM181 gene encoding transmembrane protein 181 isoform X2 translates to MEPLAPMRLYTLSKRHFVLVFVVFFICFGLTVFIGIAGPNVIETSVARTDLNNSLKLKPFNLSSPPLSTYNQQLWLTCVVELDQHDVSLKKNVTMTVRVLGVVKDGSTPYVNNQVHNRTRLLTCAQKCSEIIVAHLGYLNYTQYNIFVSFEDRNKLASTIQNITFTWKTYNPTFSQVEIWFRFVFVVLTFMVTCLFAHSLRKFSMRDWGIEQKWMSILLPLLLLYNDPFFPLSFLVNSWFPGMLDDLFQSLFLCALLLFWLCVYHGIRVQGERKCLTFYLPKFFIVGLLWLASVTLGIWQTVNEVHDPTYQYRVDTGNFQGMKIFFLVVATTYILYLLFLIVRACSELRNMPYVDLRLKFLTALTFVVLVISIVILYLRFGAQVLQDNFVAELSTHYQNSAEFLSFYGLLNFYLYTLAFVYSPSKNALYESQLKDNPAFSMLNDSDDDVIYGSDYEEMPLQNGQAIRAKYKEESDSD, encoded by the exons GCTGGCCCCGATGCGATTGTATACGCTGTCCAAAAGGCATTTTGTTCTGGTCTTTGTAGTattctttatttgttttggtCTGACAGTCTTCATAGGAATAGCAG GTCCTAATGTAATTGAAACTTCTGTAGCAAGAACTGACTTAAATAACAGCCTAAAG CTGAAGCCATTTAATTTAAGTTCGCCACCACTGTCAACTTACaaccagcagctgtggctgacCTGTGTGGTTGAGTTGGATCAGCACGATG TATCCCTCAAGAAAAATGTGACTATGACAGTCAGAGTGCTGGGAGTGGTGAAGGATGGAAGCACACCATACGTTAACAACCAAGTTCACAATCGGACGAGGTTACTCACTTGTGCACAA AAATGCAGTGAAATCATTGTTGCTCACCTGGGCTACCTGAACTACACTCAGTACAACATATTTGTTAGCTTTGAAGATCGGAACAAGTTAGCATCCACCATCCAGAATATTACTTTCACA TGGAAGACCTACAATCCAACCTTTTCCCAAGTGGAGATTTGGTTCCGATTTGTCTTTGTAGTTCTTACTTTTATGGTCACG TGTCTGTTTGCACATTCCCTGCGGAAATTCTCCATGAGAGACTGGGGTATTGAACAGAAATGGATGTCCATCCTACTGCCTCTCTTGCTGCTTTACAATG atccatttttccccctttcttttctGGTGAACAGCTGGTTTCCTGGAATGCTGGATGATCTATTCCAGTCACTGTTTCTGTGTGCATTGTTGTTGTTCTGGCTTTGTGTTTACCATGGTATAAGAGTACAG GGGGAAAGGAAGTGCTTAACTTTCTATCTGCCCAAATTCTTTATTGTTGGACTGTTGTGGCTGGCCTCTGTTACACTGGGAATATGGCAAAC CGTGAATGAAGTACATGACCCTACATATCAATACAGGGTTGACACAGGTAATTTCCAG GGAATGAAAATCTTCTTCCTTGTGGTGGCAACCACATACATTCTCTACCTTTTGTTCCTGATAGTGAGGGCATGCTCAGAACTCCGAAACATGCCTTATGTTG ATCTCAGGTTAAAATTCTTGACTGCATTAACCTTTGTAGTGCTTGTTATTAG catTGTTATACTCTACCTACGCTTTGGAGCACAAGTTCTACAGGACAACTTTGTTGCTGAGCTGTCAACTCATTATCAGAACT CAGCAGAATTCTTATCATTTTATGGGTTATTGAACTTTTATCTCTACACATTAGCCTTTGTGTATTCCCCCTCGAAGAATGCACTATATG aATCACAGTTGAAAGACAATCCTGCTTTTTCTATGCTGAATGATTCAGATGACGATGTGATTTATGG GAGTGACTATGAAGAGATGCCTCTTCAGAATGGCCAAGCTATTAGAGCCAAGTATAAAGAAGAGTCTGACAGTGATTGA